The following coding sequences lie in one Pseudorasbora parva isolate DD20220531a chromosome 18, ASM2467924v1, whole genome shotgun sequence genomic window:
- the LOC137046484 gene encoding gastrula zinc finger protein XlCGF57.1-like yields MLKAQSDIKMEFEEEPCNIKVEEMEQQIDSMEVNEDKEHHFKHEDGKLTFKNEDEQHPFRKPHDIKNEDGETVVSKPEENFTQTQAGKSAGKGSFSCSECGKCYVYKSSLNIHMRMHTGDKMFICPECYKIFIDKSALNRHMKSHTEERPFACTQCEKCFRHKGHLNEHMRIHTGEKPFACTECGKSFIQERDLNVHMRIHTGENLFTCTQCGKSFIRKGHLNVHMRVHSGEKPFACPLCEKSFGYKSVLNTHLLSHTGVRSFSCDQCEKTFASASGLKIHRKVHAPVKPHICSLCGKSFSQLQNLKEHERVHTGVKPHVCCSCGKSFFISSNLKTHQRVHTGEKPYECCYCGKGFARSDSLKRHEKVHTGEKPYQCSSCEESYIQIVTVE; encoded by the exons ATGCTAAAAGCTCAATCAGACATAAAGATGGAGTTTGAGGAAGAACCCTGCAATATAAAAGTTGAAGAGATGGAGCAACAAATAG ACTCGATGGAAGTGAATGAAGACAAAGAGCATCATTTCAAACATGAAGATGGAAAActgacatttaaaaatgaagatGAACAACATCCGTTTCGAAAACCTCATGATATCAAAAATGAGGATGGAGAGACAGTCGTTTCAAAGCCTGAAGAGAatttcacacaaacacaagctGGAAAATCTGCAGGCAAAGGATCTTTCAGCTGCTCTGAGTGTGGAAAGTGTTACGTGTATAAATCAAGCCTTAATATACACATGAGAATGCACACCGGAGATAAAATGTTTATATGCCCTGAGTGTTATAAGATTTTCATTGATAAATCAGCCCTTAACAGACACATGAAATCTCACACTGAAGAAAGGCCGTTCGCATGCACTCAATGTGAAAAGTGTTTCAGACATAAAGGACACCTAAATGAGCACATgaggattcacactggagaaaaaccatTCGCATGCActgagtgtggaaagagtttcattcAGGAAAGAGACTTAAATGTGCACATgaggattcacactggagaaaatcTGTTCACAtgcactcagtgtggaaagagtttcattcGGAAAGGACATCTAAATGTGCACATGAGAGTTCATAGTGGAGAGAAACCGTTCGCATGTCCTCTGTGTGAAAAGAGTTTCGGCTACAAAAGCGTTCTCAACACTCATCTGCTCTCCCACACTGGAGTGAGATCATTCAGCTGTGATCAGTGTGAGAAAACATTCGCTTCGGCATCAGGCTTAAAAATACACCGTAAAGTTCATGCTCCTGTGAAGCCTCACATTTGCTctttgtgtggaaagagtttttcaCAACTACAAAATTTAAAAGAGCATGAGCGTGTTCATACTGGTGTGAAACCTCATGTTTGCTGTAGCTGTGGGAAGAGCTTCTTTATATCAAGCAACTTAAAAACACACCAGAGAGTTcatactggagagaaaccgtacGAGTGCTGCTACTGTGGAAAGGGTTTCGCTCGGTCCGATTCCTTGAAAAGGCATGAGAAAGTtcatactggagagaagccgtaccAGTGCTCTTCATGTGAGGAGAGTTACATTCAGATTGTTACAGTAGAGTGA